One Nitrosopumilus sp. DNA segment encodes these proteins:
- a CDS encoding rhodanese-like domain-containing protein, translating to MTGTDKITTDVDSLRSEIRDKSIRVIDVRREGDYKQDHIPSAVNLPLANLLSDDSPERVVKLVNSMGIDDETPVVVYDDTFGALASRVAWTLEYLGHSNVTLLETTYSNWKSLGLENDSNVPEIQAKEHSVNLQSDILATSDYLESAKSRDDVILIDNRERLNFLEQHIPGAISLPYRTLASNDKILRSKEDMKRLLENRGITGNSEIITYCGSVGTLSGLAYYALKSAGLPNAKLYVRSFKEWKNLQKPTEKQEDASYWDLSAE from the coding sequence TTGACCGGCACCGATAAAATAACAACTGATGTAGATTCTTTACGTTCAGAAATTAGAGACAAAAGCATTAGAGTCATTGATGTTAGAAGGGAGGGAGATTACAAACAAGATCATATTCCTTCTGCTGTAAATTTACCCCTTGCAAATTTACTATCTGATGATAGTCCTGAAAGAGTAGTCAAACTTGTAAATTCAATGGGTATTGACGATGAAACTCCTGTGGTTGTATATGATGATACTTTTGGTGCATTAGCATCTCGAGTTGCATGGACGTTGGAATATCTTGGTCATTCAAATGTTACTTTACTTGAAACAACTTATAGTAATTGGAAATCTCTTGGACTGGAAAATGATTCAAATGTTCCTGAAATTCAGGCCAAGGAACATTCTGTGAATTTGCAATCTGATATATTAGCAACATCTGATTACTTAGAATCTGCAAAATCTAGAGATGATGTAATTTTGATTGACAATAGGGAACGACTTAATTTTCTTGAACAGCATATTCCAGGAGCTATCAGCCTTCCTTACCGTACTCTGGCATCAAATGATAAAATTTTACGCTCAAAAGAAGATATGAAAAGATTATTGGAAAATCGAGGCATTACTGGTAATTCTGAAATTATTACTTACTGTGGTAGTGTGGGTACTCTTTCTGGTCTGGCATACTATGCATTGAAATCTGCTGGGTTGCCCAACGCAAAGCTATACGTTCGTTCTTTTAAAGAATGGAAAAACCTTCAGAAACCTACTGAAAAACAAGAAGATGCTAGTTATTGGGATTTATCTGCCGAATAA